From a single Lewinella sp. LCG006 genomic region:
- a CDS encoding SPOR domain-containing protein, whose amino-acid sequence MMNLDPATALNLILGGILLGVIIFARLFAFALGNAWRRERYQEHYSTGASFRGGLELFVLFGILLLIWWSWAAPKESTSETSPDSYHRLESLMEVSEGIEQRSPVLYLSAIPVEEDFFAGSSFYLQVAAYENEPAATLHLAKLLEAGHPAEIRFPRAEDARSFWRVWIGPFLHREAVDSYQQQHQLKGLIREEFPHL is encoded by the coding sequence ATGATGAATTTAGATCCAGCCACAGCTTTGAATCTTATTCTAGGAGGCATCCTTTTGGGAGTAATCATTTTTGCGCGTCTCTTTGCTTTTGCCCTGGGAAACGCCTGGCGACGTGAACGCTACCAGGAACATTATAGCACAGGAGCTTCTTTCCGGGGAGGCCTGGAACTATTTGTTCTCTTTGGGATTTTGCTATTGATTTGGTGGAGTTGGGCTGCCCCTAAGGAATCTACGTCAGAGACATCTCCTGATTCCTACCACCGTTTAGAATCCTTGATGGAGGTGAGTGAGGGAATTGAGCAGCGCAGTCCCGTACTCTATCTATCGGCGATTCCTGTCGAAGAAGATTTTTTTGCTGGTAGCAGTTTTTACTTGCAGGTAGCTGCTTACGAAAATGAACCAGCCGCAACCCTACATTTAGCAAAATTATTAGAAGCCGGTCATCCCGCAGAAATAAGATTCCCACGGGCGGAAGACGCGCGCTCGTTCTGGCGCGTTTGGATTGGCCCATTTCTCCATCGGGAAGCAGTAGATTCCTATCAGCAACAGCATCAATTGAAAGGGTTAATTCGCGAAGAATTCCCTCACTTATAA
- the cas2 gene encoding CRISPR-associated endonuclease Cas2, producing MTNYLISYDITDDKLRNKIAKTLKAKACRRLQKSLFLAPAFKQAEIRALERALNQILQSTRRADSDSILCWPASNPQLANMLWAVNALFFDKIITDPDFLIA from the coding sequence ATGACTAACTACCTCATCAGCTACGACATTACCGACGATAAACTCCGCAACAAAATCGCCAAAACATTAAAGGCCAAAGCTTGTCGGCGGCTACAAAAATCCCTATTTTTAGCACCAGCTTTCAAGCAAGCCGAAATAAGGGCGTTAGAACGTGCACTGAATCAGATTTTACAGTCTACCCGACGTGCCGATTCCGATAGCATCCTGTGTTGGCCCGCTTCCAACCCACAACTGGCCAACATGTTGTGGGCTGTTAATGCTTTGTTCTTTGACAAAATTATTACCGATCCCGATTTTTTAATTGCCTGA
- a CDS encoding PDDEXK nuclease domain-containing protein → MLPENTLRRHLFARENTSNGLLLKRWLLGQYLAQALSQSQLNATAFFRQQAGGLVALNSGSCSVTELRLAYRFYLAFPIKEELDLRLRWQHYRLLLALANAEARHFYLHQSARHNWTARELERQIRTHFFQRQQQASPLGIKAHYVFDFLLPDTSTLSELQLEAHLCDQLLHLLLELGPGFSFVNRQQMLCLPGGQRYFVDLLFYHISRRCHLLIELKTTPLTHRDIGQLDTYVRLFDQQYRPAHDAPSIGLLLCPDFSPDLLRFSALADQNNLMVATYSLPQKRK, encoded by the coding sequence ATGCTCCCCGAAAATACCTTAAGGCGCCACTTATTCGCGCGAGAAAACACCAGCAATGGTCTTTTATTGAAGCGGTGGCTGTTGGGCCAATACCTGGCTCAAGCGCTATCGCAAAGTCAACTTAATGCTACTGCTTTTTTCAGGCAACAGGCAGGTGGCCTAGTAGCCCTGAACTCGGGGAGTTGCTCGGTGACGGAGCTTCGGCTTGCTTATCGCTTCTACCTGGCTTTCCCCATTAAGGAGGAGCTTGATCTAAGGCTACGTTGGCAACATTACCGTTTGCTTCTTGCGCTGGCAAATGCCGAAGCCCGACATTTTTACCTCCATCAGAGCGCTCGCCATAATTGGACCGCGCGGGAATTGGAACGACAAATACGCACCCACTTCTTCCAGCGCCAACAACAAGCCTCGCCACTGGGTATCAAAGCACATTACGTCTTTGATTTCTTACTACCGGATACATCCACCTTATCAGAATTGCAATTAGAAGCACACCTATGCGATCAATTGCTCCATTTATTGCTCGAATTAGGGCCTGGCTTTAGCTTTGTCAACCGGCAGCAGATGCTCTGTTTACCCGGAGGGCAACGCTATTTTGTAGACCTCCTTTTTTATCACATCTCCCGTCGTTGTCATCTACTGATAGAGTTGAAAACCACACCCCTCACCCACCGTGATATTGGCCAGTTGGATACTTATGTACGGCTCTTTGATCAGCAATACCGCCCTGCCCACGATGCTCCCAGTATTGGCTTGTTGCTTTGCCCAGACTTCTCCCCGGATTTGCTGCGGTTCTCCGCGCTGGCAGATCAAAACAACCTTATGGTAGCGACTTACAGCTTACCCCAAAAAAGGAAGTAA
- a CDS encoding SPOR domain-containing protein — translation MQWIIPVQILVAIIIGGTVARSLSGVIRALVVRSIPVEKRLSEESFNIQTRTSTIIGAAVALLVAGGIYWGIESVKSYFPKEPLMVEEQTVILPFTPPTKEKDVESEEVPISAPITSSPAQATIPDASPATRPTAYEASVPIQTGKGTYYLQLGAYVDGTKALRHAQRLRERYGSLLQTVQLPETTGPNKVLLGPFLTRRDVVRYRQQHQLKGFVRHLP, via the coding sequence ATGCAATGGATCATCCCTGTTCAGATTCTTGTCGCCATCATCATCGGCGGCACCGTAGCCCGTTCCCTTAGTGGTGTCATCAGAGCCCTGGTCGTCCGGTCTATTCCCGTGGAAAAACGTCTTTCCGAAGAAAGCTTTAATATTCAAACCCGGACGAGCACCATTATTGGTGCGGCTGTTGCTTTACTAGTTGCGGGAGGTATTTACTGGGGGATAGAAAGTGTCAAAAGCTACTTCCCTAAGGAGCCTCTAATGGTAGAAGAACAGACCGTTATTCTGCCCTTCACTCCCCCAACGAAGGAGAAAGATGTGGAAAGTGAAGAAGTGCCTATTTCTGCTCCTATCACGTCATCACCTGCACAAGCGACTATTCCAGATGCATCGCCAGCAACCAGGCCCACAGCCTACGAGGCATCCGTTCCGATTCAAACTGGTAAAGGAACTTACTACCTGCAATTAGGCGCTTATGTGGATGGGACAAAGGCTTTGCGTCATGCACAACGACTCCGCGAGCGTTATGGCAGCCTATTGCAAACAGTACAACTGCCAGAAACGACTGGTCCAAACAAAGTACTATTAGGGCCTTTCCTCACCCGGAGGGATGTTGTCCGCTATCGGCAACAACATCAGCTAAAAGGCTTTGTTCGCCATCTGCCATAG
- a CDS encoding RNA polymerase sigma factor: protein MAKLLPMGSPENLVECLHRKYHKMLLTYSISVAKRFSHLPLKGDDYLQMFYLKVITNSEVIFAGYQQHGVKYLMSIIKNEILNTNRKQQKRKIREEEFCQEKVLATGKDESAKEYSLEDLLRIVKVRLKSMDYEIFVHYLEGYQAKEIAKMVGLNHQTVGTRIFRIKKDLQAYLGDLGFRE from the coding sequence ATGGCAAAATTACTACCAATGGGTTCCCCCGAAAATTTGGTGGAATGCTTACACCGGAAGTACCATAAAATGTTGTTGACTTACAGCATTTCGGTAGCCAAAAGGTTTTCTCACCTCCCGCTAAAAGGAGACGATTACCTGCAAATGTTCTACTTGAAGGTGATAACTAACTCGGAGGTCATTTTTGCTGGCTATCAACAGCATGGTGTTAAGTACTTGATGTCGATCATCAAAAACGAAATACTCAATACCAACCGTAAACAGCAAAAACGAAAAATCCGGGAAGAAGAATTCTGCCAGGAGAAAGTCTTGGCAACAGGTAAGGACGAGTCGGCAAAAGAATATTCCCTGGAAGATCTTTTACGTATCGTTAAAGTGCGATTGAAATCCATGGACTACGAAATTTTTGTCCACTACCTGGAAGGCTACCAAGCTAAAGAAATTGCCAAAATGGTAGGCCTCAACCATCAAACAGTCGGGACAAGGATTTTTCGCATCAAAAAAGACTTACAAGCTTATTTGGGAGATCTAGGCTTCCGGGAGTAG